In a single window of the Elaeis guineensis isolate ETL-2024a chromosome 4, EG11, whole genome shotgun sequence genome:
- the LOC105043731 gene encoding ranBP2-type zinc finger protein At1g67325 isoform X4 — protein MASAKVDNRGSFGSKRSRNEASRSEGDWTCPQCGNMNFSFRTVCNRGKCGAPRPSASPSPRIGQTPVPGTFDHPAPLYYGAVGAPQPMPLGMPGGYGAPIPHAAMCYDYGQQSSASGPYGLLSPYGAPGPMGGMGYGPSLGIARYGYGYQGSPVPVPSPWSGGALPDNNASRKRRGGPDGLSEGDWICPKCDNVNFAFRTTCNMKKCGTPRPASASNRGTSGNKDYSDAPEGSWTCNKCNNLNYPFRTVCNRKGCGNEKPSTTE, from the exons ATGGCTTCTGCCAAG GTGGATAATCGTGGCTCGTTCGGATCCAAGAGGTCCCGTAATGAAG CTTCTCGGAGTGAGGGAGATTGGACATGCCCTCAATGTGGTAACATGAACTTCAGTTTCAGAACTGTATGCAATCGTGGAAAATGTGGTGCTCCTCGACCGTCAGCCAGTCCAAGTCCA AGAATAGGGCAAACACCTGTCCCTGGAACTTTTGATCATCCAGCACCTCTTTATTATGGAGCTGTTGGAGCACCACAACCCATGCCACTTGGAATGCCTGGTGGCTATGGTGCTCCAATTCCACATGCTGCCATGTGTTATGACTATGGGCAGCAAAGCAGTGCTTCTGGACCATATGGTCTTTTATCTCCATATGGTGCACCAGGACCAATGGGag GCATGGGTTACGGTCCTAGCCTTGGTATTGCCCGGTATGGATATGGGTACCAAGGATCACCAGTACCG GTCCCTAGTCCTTGGTCTGGAGGAGCTCTACCTGATAACAATGCTTCACGAAAACGTCGTGGAG GGCCTGATGGGTTGTCAGAAGGTGATTGGATCTGTCCTAAATGTGACAATGTTAACTTTGCCTTCAGAACCACTTGCAACATGAAGAAATGTGGAACTCCCAGACCTGCTTCT GCATCTAATCGAGGTACGTCTGGTAACAAGGATTACTCGGATGCACCAGAAGGTAGCTGGACATGTAATAAATGCAACAACCTTAACTATCCATTCCGAACCGTCTGCAACAGGAAAGGATGTGGAAACGAGAAGCCTTCAACAACGGAATAG
- the LOC105043731 gene encoding ranBP2-type zinc finger protein At1g67325 isoform X2, translating into MASAKVDNRGSFGSKRSRNEASRSEGDWTCPQCGNMNFSFRTVCNRGKCGAPRPSASPSPRIGQTPVPGTFDHPAPLYYGAVGAPQPMPLGMPGGYGAPIPHAAMCYDYGQQSSASGPYGLLSPYGAPGPMGGMGYGPSLGIARYGYGYQGSPVPSIWVPKVPSPWSGGALPDNNASRKRRGGPDGLSEGDWICPKCDNVNFAFRTTCNMKKCGTPRPASASNRGTSGNKDYSDAPEGSWTCNKCNNLNYPFRTVCNRKGCGNEKPSTTE; encoded by the exons ATGGCTTCTGCCAAG GTGGATAATCGTGGCTCGTTCGGATCCAAGAGGTCCCGTAATGAAG CTTCTCGGAGTGAGGGAGATTGGACATGCCCTCAATGTGGTAACATGAACTTCAGTTTCAGAACTGTATGCAATCGTGGAAAATGTGGTGCTCCTCGACCGTCAGCCAGTCCAAGTCCA AGAATAGGGCAAACACCTGTCCCTGGAACTTTTGATCATCCAGCACCTCTTTATTATGGAGCTGTTGGAGCACCACAACCCATGCCACTTGGAATGCCTGGTGGCTATGGTGCTCCAATTCCACATGCTGCCATGTGTTATGACTATGGGCAGCAAAGCAGTGCTTCTGGACCATATGGTCTTTTATCTCCATATGGTGCACCAGGACCAATGGGag GCATGGGTTACGGTCCTAGCCTTGGTATTGCCCGGTATGGATATGGGTACCAAGGATCACCAGTACCG TCCATTTGGGTTCCGAAGGTCCCTAGTCCTTGGTCTGGAGGAGCTCTACCTGATAACAATGCTTCACGAAAACGTCGTGGAG GGCCTGATGGGTTGTCAGAAGGTGATTGGATCTGTCCTAAATGTGACAATGTTAACTTTGCCTTCAGAACCACTTGCAACATGAAGAAATGTGGAACTCCCAGACCTGCTTCT GCATCTAATCGAGGTACGTCTGGTAACAAGGATTACTCGGATGCACCAGAAGGTAGCTGGACATGTAATAAATGCAACAACCTTAACTATCCATTCCGAACCGTCTGCAACAGGAAAGGATGTGGAAACGAGAAGCCTTCAACAACGGAATAG
- the LOC105043731 gene encoding ranBP2-type zinc finger protein At1g67325 isoform X3, which yields MASAKVDNRGSFGSKRSRNEASRSEGDWTCPQCGNMNFSFRTVCNRGKCGAPRPSASPSPRIGQTPVPGTFDHPAPLYYGAVGAPQPMPLGMPGGYGAPIPHAAMCYDYGQQSSASGPYGLLSPYGAPGPMGGMGYGPSLGIARYGYGYQGSPVPVPSPWSGGALPDNNASRKRRGGPDGLSEGDWICPKCDNVNFAFRTTCNMKKCGTPRPASQASNRGTSGNKDYSDAPEGSWTCNKCNNLNYPFRTVCNRKGCGNEKPSTTE from the exons ATGGCTTCTGCCAAG GTGGATAATCGTGGCTCGTTCGGATCCAAGAGGTCCCGTAATGAAG CTTCTCGGAGTGAGGGAGATTGGACATGCCCTCAATGTGGTAACATGAACTTCAGTTTCAGAACTGTATGCAATCGTGGAAAATGTGGTGCTCCTCGACCGTCAGCCAGTCCAAGTCCA AGAATAGGGCAAACACCTGTCCCTGGAACTTTTGATCATCCAGCACCTCTTTATTATGGAGCTGTTGGAGCACCACAACCCATGCCACTTGGAATGCCTGGTGGCTATGGTGCTCCAATTCCACATGCTGCCATGTGTTATGACTATGGGCAGCAAAGCAGTGCTTCTGGACCATATGGTCTTTTATCTCCATATGGTGCACCAGGACCAATGGGag GCATGGGTTACGGTCCTAGCCTTGGTATTGCCCGGTATGGATATGGGTACCAAGGATCACCAGTACCG GTCCCTAGTCCTTGGTCTGGAGGAGCTCTACCTGATAACAATGCTTCACGAAAACGTCGTGGAG GGCCTGATGGGTTGTCAGAAGGTGATTGGATCTGTCCTAAATGTGACAATGTTAACTTTGCCTTCAGAACCACTTGCAACATGAAGAAATGTGGAACTCCCAGACCTGCTTCT CAGGCATCTAATCGAGGTACGTCTGGTAACAAGGATTACTCGGATGCACCAGAAGGTAGCTGGACATGTAATAAATGCAACAACCTTAACTATCCATTCCGAACCGTCTGCAACAGGAAAGGATGTGGAAACGAGAAGCCTTCAACAACGGAATAG
- the LOC105043732 gene encoding vacuolar protein sorting-associated protein 32 homolog 1 isoform X2, with product MFSKLFHGCREDSSKSSSDKLKQTLEMLEKKEIILQKKISVEVERAKEFTRARNKQAAMQCLKRKKFYEGKMEQLCSSQSHIRDQEQKLPQKPSVHCRQVQQMTTNLKENLEA from the exons ATGTTCTCCAAGCTCTTCCACGGCTGCAGAGAAGACTCGTCAAAGTCCTCTTCCGACAAGCTGAAGCAG ACTCTAGAAATGCTTGAGAAAAAGGAGattattttgcagaagaagatctCTGTAGAGGTTGAGAGAGCAAAAGAATTTACAAGGGCAAGGAACAAACAAG CGGCAATGCAGTGTTTGAAGAGAAAGAAATTTTATGAAGGTAAAATGGAGCAACTTTGCAGTTCTCAGTCGCACATTCGTGATCAG GAGCAAAAGTTACCACAGAAACCATCAGTTCACTGTAGACAGGTTCAGCAGATGACAACTAATCTGAAAGAAAACTTGGAAG CCTGA
- the LOC105043732 gene encoding vacuolar protein sorting-associated protein 32 homolog 1 isoform X1: protein MFSKLFHGCREDSSKSSSDKLKQTLEMLEKKEIILQKKISVEVERAKEFTRARNKQVCKYKHMYQLYSAAAMQCLKRKKFYEGKMEQLCSSQSHIRDQEQKLPQKPSVHCRQVQQMTTNLKENLEA from the exons ATGTTCTCCAAGCTCTTCCACGGCTGCAGAGAAGACTCGTCAAAGTCCTCTTCCGACAAGCTGAAGCAG ACTCTAGAAATGCTTGAGAAAAAGGAGattattttgcagaagaagatctCTGTAGAGGTTGAGAGAGCAAAAGAATTTACAAGGGCAAGGAACAAACAAG TGTGCAAGTATAAGCATATGTACCAGTTGTATTCTGCAGCGGCAATGCAGTGTTTGAAGAGAAAGAAATTTTATGAAGGTAAAATGGAGCAACTTTGCAGTTCTCAGTCGCACATTCGTGATCAG GAGCAAAAGTTACCACAGAAACCATCAGTTCACTGTAGACAGGTTCAGCAGATGACAACTAATCTGAAAGAAAACTTGGAAG CCTGA
- the LOC105043731 gene encoding ranBP2-type zinc finger protein At1g67325 isoform X1 — protein sequence MASAKVDNRGSFGSKRSRNEASRSEGDWTCPQCGNMNFSFRTVCNRGKCGAPRPSASPSPRIGQTPVPGTFDHPAPLYYGAVGAPQPMPLGMPGGYGAPIPHAAMCYDYGQQSSASGPYGLLSPYGAPGPMGGMGYGPSLGIARYGYGYQGSPVPSIWVPKVPSPWSGGALPDNNASRKRRGGPDGLSEGDWICPKCDNVNFAFRTTCNMKKCGTPRPASQASNRGTSGNKDYSDAPEGSWTCNKCNNLNYPFRTVCNRKGCGNEKPSTTE from the exons ATGGCTTCTGCCAAG GTGGATAATCGTGGCTCGTTCGGATCCAAGAGGTCCCGTAATGAAG CTTCTCGGAGTGAGGGAGATTGGACATGCCCTCAATGTGGTAACATGAACTTCAGTTTCAGAACTGTATGCAATCGTGGAAAATGTGGTGCTCCTCGACCGTCAGCCAGTCCAAGTCCA AGAATAGGGCAAACACCTGTCCCTGGAACTTTTGATCATCCAGCACCTCTTTATTATGGAGCTGTTGGAGCACCACAACCCATGCCACTTGGAATGCCTGGTGGCTATGGTGCTCCAATTCCACATGCTGCCATGTGTTATGACTATGGGCAGCAAAGCAGTGCTTCTGGACCATATGGTCTTTTATCTCCATATGGTGCACCAGGACCAATGGGag GCATGGGTTACGGTCCTAGCCTTGGTATTGCCCGGTATGGATATGGGTACCAAGGATCACCAGTACCG TCCATTTGGGTTCCGAAGGTCCCTAGTCCTTGGTCTGGAGGAGCTCTACCTGATAACAATGCTTCACGAAAACGTCGTGGAG GGCCTGATGGGTTGTCAGAAGGTGATTGGATCTGTCCTAAATGTGACAATGTTAACTTTGCCTTCAGAACCACTTGCAACATGAAGAAATGTGGAACTCCCAGACCTGCTTCT CAGGCATCTAATCGAGGTACGTCTGGTAACAAGGATTACTCGGATGCACCAGAAGGTAGCTGGACATGTAATAAATGCAACAACCTTAACTATCCATTCCGAACCGTCTGCAACAGGAAAGGATGTGGAAACGAGAAGCCTTCAACAACGGAATAG